The Triticum aestivum cultivar Chinese Spring chromosome 6D, IWGSC CS RefSeq v2.1, whole genome shotgun sequence genomic sequence AACCCTCCGGAAAATGGTGCGCTACATATATACAACTTATATACACAGAGCTAGCATGCATTATTCAAAAGAGCAACATCCTAGAGTAATCCTCCAGGACGGGGAGCCTCTGCTTATCGTCATAACCATACATGACACTGACCATCCTCGCAAAGTTGAGAGACGCCCCAATGAAGCTAGGTGGTAGTGTGGAGTTTGTCCGAGAGAAGCATTCTCTGTTTAGGTCCTCCCATTCACCCGCGATCATATCCAACATGTGcttctccgcatcagcatgaggGTTTTCTCTGTGGTACAAATCCTTGTATGATCCGTCGAGCCCTTCCTGCAACTCATCCTGCATGGGACACATAATTTCGTTTCAGATCATGCCTAATGTTGTCAATGTCAACTTGAATGCACACCCACCAAGATATGGTACAAAATAACACATGTAAATAATTAGTATTACTAATCATATAGTCTTGTGCGATAAACTTCTTGGTGTGTTCTGACCTTTGCACTCCCCATGTCATCCCAGTGCCTCATGATCTTTGCAGGACAGGAGATGACCCTAAGGATGTGATCGTTGTTGTCCTCTGTTAAATCATGCCCAAGCATGAATAAAAGATGCATAAACAAAAGTGGTGCTCCTGAAGTGATGACACCATTTCTTAGGTAGTCCTCCGGTGTAGGAACCTTATTAGTAGACAACCATTTCCCCTCGATCATGAATCCATCAAACAAAGTTGCCCACTGCAAGAAAAAAAAGGAATGAATGCAATATTAATTCTTCCATTGTTATTTTCTTATTTATTTCATTACAATTAATCACAAGTTATATGGTACACAGAAATACGTGAGGTGGTACTATTAATATAATTACTAGTTGCTTAGACAAATTAAACTAAAGAAAATGAAAAACCATTCGAGTAGACATACTGCTTGCTTGAGATGATTGATAGGGTTCAGTCCATGCTCTTTTCTGACCATATCAGCGATATCATTTGTGATGGTGTAAAGAGCATTGTAACATGATATCATGTAACTCGGCAGTGACTCAGCAGCTGCAAGATCCCACCTGTCAAAATATGCACTTTGCGCGTGAAACTTTTATAACAATATTTTTATATTATGTGTTTACGTACAAGGTCGCGACTAACCCATGAATTTGATTATACCATTAGCAAAAATATGCCATTCTGGGCATAAGCAGCCTTGAATATGCAATGCTTTCTCTTTTTGTATGAATATATATGAATAATTATAAAACTATTAGTATATCAAGATATTTCTCGCAAAGGCCTAATGTTTATGTCAAACCAATCCTAATGCCTCTGTATACATGATGTGTCAAAATTATAGAATTTTTAGTGCAATTAGACATATCTAAGATGTCATTCATTCACAAACAGAAGTAATTATACTTCATTCCTAAAATGCAATGTTGTTGTTATTACGGGAACATCAATGCTCACATTTCGATCGCCTCATTAAAGAGAGAGAGCTCCTCTTGTGTGGCGACAAGATCAAAGATGTCGTCCACAATGTAGACCATTGAGATAACCTTTGTGGCCTCAACCCGATATCTTGAGAAGGAGAAACCCTCGAGGATAGTCATGGACCACATGTACCATTTCAGAACTTGGTCCCTTGCAGCTGGAATTTCTTGAGACAATCCCAAATCCACCCACCATCTATGTGAAAATGAAGTTTTCATAGTAAAAAATCACCACACCTTTAATTGTGCGAATACATGAGCAAAAAAATATATGTTGATCTATTAATTCCAAGTGAGTTCTCTCTTATCAATATGCAGGTGGGTCAATGTCCGCAACAACTAACAATGGAAAGAGTGTATTTTATTATATTCATACCTCTTAATCTCTTGCATTTCACTCTGATGTTGCAACTTCTTCATCTGAAATTCTGCAAGTGCCAGCTTCTCAATTGCAGTGTGCCTAGTAGGCAAGTTCTGGAGGTAACTCAAATGATGCCTAGCCTTGTATTGCCTCAGGCTCACATGGTAGGGATGGTCTAGTGACTTCATCACATATCTCGCAAGGTTTGGCTCCAAATACTTAAGTGCAAATTTTAGGTGCTTGCTTGAGAATTCATTTGCCTTGTAGAGTGAAGCTTCTCCCATGTTGAGGTGTGACATGTCATGCAAGCTCAGCAACCCTCTAAGGTCTTTGCTATGCCTAAGGTTGAAATCACCATTATCGTTTGTGAACTTCTGAAGAACATCGTCTGCCATACACCAACAAGAAGGGGTCTTAGgtgcatgtcatacataatgaaaATGATACGTCTCATGAGAGGTGCTTTTATGCTACACAAGGGACTGTTCTTTTTTATTATTAAACTTGGTTACTCTAAGGCTAATTTATTACTAGCAAAATTATCACATAAAATCATCATTGACCAAATTGCACTCAAGTTTCCAAACTCGTGTGTTTATCTAACCCAACACACTAAACTAGTAATTTACTGACCTGCCGAAACATAATATCCAACTTCTCTCATCAGCCTTAAGGAAAGGGTTGCGTCAAGTAGATCATCACTATGGAGGAGATCCACAGACGACTCCATTATCTTATCGATTTCATCCTGGAAATAGTGGTCAATGCAGAGGCGTTTGAGGTGATCAACCATGCTCAACATTCCTTTGTTGCTCTTCGGATGTTGATGAAGCAACGCTTGAACATTCAATAGGCTTTCCTGGTATTGCACATAGAGCAAACTTCTTTTTAAAAAGAATACAAAGTCTAGATAAGTGCAATATATATCATATATTATTTGCATTCAACAATAGGCGATATCATAGGAAAATAGTGCATATAATGTAGGTTTATATTTTATTAACATAGTTCAGAAATTAACAATAAAACATAGAGATTGAAATTGTGCTCATTCCAGAAACATCATTAATTAATGGGACACACATTTTCTATGTCTCGCTGGTTCCTGAATAGAAGTAATTATTCGAAGTTATCTTGAAAAGGCAATCCATGAATTGCCAGACTGTGGTTAGAAGATTCTTGTGGACGGATTAAATTTTTGACTGGGTTTATACAACATGAATTTAGGGACGAAGGCAGTATAATTAGCCAGAAAAAGGCACACAATCATTCATGCTAATTGCATTCCAAGTACATGCTAATGTTGCGGTCTATATATATTTGTACCGTAAAAATATATACCTGGAAGTCAAAATCATCGGACAGCTCATGGGACACAGGCTCCCGCCCCGGATGTATCACTGGCGAAGGGCGAAATAACCCATGGTTTCGGCCACTCTGGCCACCATTTCTGGCCACCGGCAAAGCCGAATGGAGCAATGGCGCGAAGGAGGACAAGGAGAAGCATACATGCGCAGCAGCCATCACGTGCTTGACTAATGTGATTTGCTACTGATCGGCTGATGTTGTAGCGTGGATGATATGGGATGAACAAAAGTACGTTGCAGGCTGCTGCTGCTATATCTTGGGATGGATGGGGGATACGAGCAATGCATGCATGCCCTCCAGATTTATAGGGTGAGGAGAGGAGGCGAGGTTGCAGCCGCGTCGATCCTCCACCGAGTGGCGAGCCGTGTGGAAAATTTACTAAACGTCATGCATGCGCTAATCAGGTTTTGTTTTTCATCTAGGGCTAGTGTACCATCCATACTTTGTCTGGAGAGTGCACCATGCATGCACCATGCACCTTGCTAACTCTGGACTCTGATGTCTAGTCTGGTCGTCGTTACGAGACAAATACCTATATTTGTGCACACGGTTTCTCCCTGCACAACTGGCAAGAGCCACACACGTAAGTACTCTATATACCTATATTTGTACATCCTGCCACGTGAACGTCTCGGTCTGACACCTGGACAAAAGGGTCTGGCTGGTAGAGTAGAGGGGTCCATGGAAAGGTCTGCCGATTGACCAGTTTTCGATTGGTTGCTGCCTGTCAAGCTCACGACAATATACGTATGCGACATGTTATAACCTACGTACTGAACCACTGCTGCCATTATCAACTTTGACCCCCAGCTGAACCATGCATGCACAGTAGCTAGCTACTAATAGAGCGGTCATAAAACATTTACCCCACCAAATGTAACATGTGTGTACAACGACTGGTACAGCTGGCATTGTCTCGTGTGTAAGTGGCGCTTTCTCGAATTCTTGGGTCaaattgttattatttacttttggTTTGTTACACACAAAGAGTACTGTTCAGCCACGTAAATTTGATGTTGAACGGAAGATAGAAAATTTACTGAACGTCATGCATGCGCTAATCAGGTTTTGCTTTTAGTCTAGGCCGGGCTAGTGTACCATCCATTCTTTGTCTTATCGAGTGCACCATGCACCTTGCTAACTCTGGACTCCGAGACAAATGCATATATTTGTGCACACGGTTTCTCCCTGCACAACCGGCAAGAGCCACACACGTAAGTACTCTATATACCTATATTTGTACGTCCTGCCACGTGAACGTCTCGATCTGACACCTGGACAAAAGGGTCCGCTTGGTAGAGGGGGCCATCGAAAGGTCTGCCGATTGACCAGTTTTTTTTTAACACAGCACAGACGCAAGCGTTCATATACGCTCACCTCTATGAACGaatacacgcacaccctatcctatGAGCagctccgaaagactgagccgacatatcatcttgaaatttacaaagtgaCCGCAGACACCTGCGCATTGCCGAAAAGCCTGAAATAAATTCAAGAATAAAtccgagcaccaggatttgaaccctgatatTCTGGGAATACCACGGTCCCTCTAACtattcaaccacaggttggttcgtgaTTGGCCAGTTTTCCATCGGTTGCTGCCTGTTAAGCTCACGACTATGCCACATATTATAACCTACGTATTAAGCCACTGCTGGCAGTACCAACTTAATTTGACCCCCATCTGAACCATGCATGCATAGTACTGTAGCTAGCTACCAATAGAGCGGTCAAAAAACATTTACCCCCTCCCAAAATGTAACATGTGTGTACAACGAACTGGTACAGCTGGCATTCTCTCGTGTGTAAGTGGCGCTTTCTCGAATTCTTGGGTCaaattgttattatttacttttggTTTGTTACATACAAAGAGTACTGTTCATCCACGTCAATTTGATGTTGAACGGAAGATAGACAGAAAGTAGAAAAGAGACAGAAAGGGTGGAGACTCTTCACGGAGACTCACTCCACAATGAGTCAAAGCTCTAGATCCAGTGTACCCCTCGGCACTGCTTCAATACCAGCAACCTACAGGAGGGATTTTTTTTAGAGGAGAGGCGTCACACTTACAGAAGCACGAATATCCATttttaagagcatctccactcgttggCACCCCCAGGAGGCATTTCTTTCGCCCCTTCGGGGGCTGCCGGCGAAAGTTTTTGCCTGGGGGCGTAAATCATTCCActcgttgccccccccccccccccgagcagtGTTGAGGCTCAAGTAGGCagcggcatttcgtcgagcaggtcaCAGGCGATGCCGTGGGCACGCTCCCGTGCATACAGGCCCTGCTCGCGGCGCAGTCCCTCCATTTGGAGAGGTCAGGAGAGGAAGCGAGTCCGGCGAGGTCGTGCTCCATGTACTCGAAGACGGGGTAGATgatggcggaggagcgggaggtgATGAGGCCGTGGATGCCGATCACGTCCGCGCTGCCCCACGGCATGCTGCTGGAGGTCTTCAGGCAGCTGCCGGTGTGCGGCGGTGTGCCGCCGCTGGCGCCGCGTCGTGTCCCGCGCGCCCGGCCTCCCCGCCACGCCACTTCGGCTTCTTCCGCAACCACGGCCCGTCCGCGCTGCCGCCGTGGGGCCCGTCCGCAACCACGGCCCGTCCGCCCCGCCACCGCTCCTCCTTGGTCTCGGTGGGGAGCGAGCGcatggcggcgagggaggaggcgcGCACCAGCCGGAGCTTGGCGTGGCGAGGGCGCGCGGCTGCGGGACGGCGGCCGCGCGGTCACAGAAGCGACGCTGCGGGCCGGGACACGGGCGGAGCTGGCACGAGAGGCGACGCTGCGGGCCGGGACGCGGGCGGAGCTGGCACGGGGAGGCACCAGCCGCGGGCAGCGACGCTGCGGGGAGGCACCGGGGCCGCGGGCGGAGCAGGGAGAGAGAAGCGGATGGGGAGAGATAAGGTGGGGGCCGGGCTGAAAGCGACGGGGGAGGGGGGGAGATGTGGCTGCAGGTGAGCCTTTGCATGCATAAACAAACCGCCGGTGCTCTCAGATGCCTCCCTGGGGGCTGGGTTTCGGGTGATACCGCCGACGCTAAAATTGCACGACACCGGCGAAAAAAGCGATCCTGGGGGCGTGAGTGGAGACTTTTTTCACTGCCGGCGCTCTCAAAGTTCGAGAAAAGGGCCTCTTGGGGAgcctagtggagatgctctaagcccaGGCTTATCTGCACCCGTGAATAAGAAATTCACAAAAAATACGAAACAAGTAAGTAAACTTCGGACCATTTGGACatatgagcagctctcagcaaacaAAAATACAAA encodes the following:
- the LOC123140979 gene encoding S-(+)-linalool synthase, chloroplastic-like → MAAAHVCFSLSSFAPLLHSALPVARNGGQSGRNHGLFRPSPVIHPGREPVSHELSDDFDFQESLLNVQALLHQHPKSNKGMLSMVDHLKRLCIDHYFQDEIDKIMESSVDLLHSDDLLDATLSLRLMREVGYYVSADDVLQKFTNDNGDFNLRHSKDLRGLLSLHDMSHLNMGEASLYKANEFSSKHLKFALKYLEPNLARYVMKSLDHPYHVSLRQYKARHHLSYLQNLPTRHTAIEKLALAEFQMKKLQHQSEMQEIKRWWVDLGLSQEIPAARDQVLKWYMWSMTILEGFSFSRYRVEATKVISMVYIVDDIFDLVATQEELSLFNEAIEMWDLAAAESLPSYMISCYNALYTITNDIADMVRKEHGLNPINHLKQAWATLFDGFMIEGKWLSTNKVPTPEDYLRNGVITSGAPLLFMHLLFMLGHDLTEDNNDHILRVISCPAKIMRHWDDMGSAKDELQEGLDGSYKDLYHRENPHADAEKHMLDMIAGEWEDLNRECFSRTNSTLPPSFIGASLNFARMVSVMYGYDDKQRLPVLEDYSRMLLF